Within Flagellimonas maritima, the genomic segment ACGGTTTTGGGGGCAAAAAAGATGAAAACGAATTTTATTTCTCATTTACCAACTACAATACTCCCGGCTCTTCTTATAAATATAATGTAGAGACAGGTGAATACAAACAATACTGGAAACCTGAAATTGATTTTAATCCAGAAGATTACGAATCAAACCAAGTATTTTATAATTCTAAGGACGGTACAAAAATCCCTATGATCATAACCCATAAAAAGGGTGTTGAACTCAATGGTAAGAATCCTACCATTCTTTATGGTTATGGAGGATTCAATATTAGTCTTACCCCATCATTCAGTATTGTGAATGCCGTTTGGATGGAACAAGGAGGAATTTATGCTGTACCTAACTTAAGAGGTGGTGGCGAGTATGGTAAAAAATGGCATATTGCGGGAACTAAGCTTCAAAAACAAAATGTCTTTGATGATTTTATCGCTGCCGCGGAATATCTTATTGATAAAAATTACACTTCCAAAGAATATCTAGCCATTCGAGGAGGATCTAACGGCGGCCTTCTTGTTGGGGCGACCATGACCCAACGCCCCGATCTTATGCAAGTTGCACTGCCCGCCGTAGGCGTATTGGATATGCTTCGCTACCACACCTTCACCGCAGGGGCCGGTTGGGCATACGATTATGGAACCTCTGAAGATGATGAAGAAATGTTCAATTATATCAAGGGCTATTCCCCCGTTCACAATGTAAAAGAAGGAACTGAATATCCAGCTACATTGGTAACTACTGGGGATCATGACGATCGTGTAGTACCCGCACACAGTTTTAAATTTGCTGCGGAATTACAAGAAAAACAGACAGGGGACAATCCCACTTTGATTCGAATTGAGACCAATGCAGGTCATGGCGCAGGAACACCCGTAAGCAAAACGATTGAACAGTATGCCGATATTTTTGGTTTTACCCTTTTTAATATGGGTTTTGGTAAACTGCCAAATCAAGCTGTTTTAAAAGAAATCAAGGGCTGAGGTTCTTTATGAACTATAGAAAAGTGTATTATTACTAGAATGTCACATTAAGCGCAGTCAAAATGGATTGATCGTGAAGATTTCCAGTATTCGACTGCGCTCAAACTGGCAGTTGTTCGGCACTTTTTGTTACTTTTTATGCTATGCTAAAAGTTCAAATCGATTCCTTCGGCTACGGAGACGAAACTATTTTGGAAAATATCTCCTTTAAAGTTAAGCAAGGGGTTCACTTGGCGTTGATGGGAGAAAGCGGTTCTGGCAAAAGCACGCTTTTAAAGATTATTTACGGACTTCTTCACGTAGAAAATGGTTCTATATTTTGGGAAGGCAAACAGGCACTGGGCCCAAACTATAATTTGGTTCCTGGGGAACCTTATATGAAATATCTTTCACAGGATTTTGACCTGATGCCCTTTATATCCGTAGCGGAAAATATTGGACAGTATCTTTCTGTTTTTGAGCAAGATACACATCAGCAAAGAATTGAAGAATTGTTACAACTCATCGAGCTAGAAGCCTACGCCAATACCAAAGTGAAGAATTTAAGTGGAGGACAACAACAGCGAGTAGCCTTAGCAAGAGTTTTGGCACAAGAACCCGAAGTCCTATTGTTGGACGAACCTTTTGGACATATTGATAATTTTAAAAGAAATTCGCTTCGGAAAAAATTGTTCCCCTATTTGAGCAAAAAAGGCATTACAGTCCTTACCGCCAGTCACGATCCCAATGATGTTCTACCCTTTGCCGAACGAACATTGATATTGGAAAAGGGCAGAATAGTTGCTGACAAGAAAACAAAAGCCCTCTACAAAACTCCACCAAATTATTATATAGCTTCACTTTTCGGAGAGGTTAACATTCTTCCCATCAGACTATTGAAAACTTATTCGGAAATTGAAAAATCAATTCTTATTTACCCCCATGAATTCATGGTTTCAAAAACTTCAGGACTGAAGGTTACCGTGCAAAACTCTTTCTTTAAAGGAAGTCATTATTTGAATGAGGGCAGAACAGAGGATGGCCCTATTCTTTATTTTAACACCCCTAAAAAATTTGATCTTGG encodes:
- a CDS encoding ABC transporter ATP-binding protein produces the protein MLKVQIDSFGYGDETILENISFKVKQGVHLALMGESGSGKSTLLKIIYGLLHVENGSIFWEGKQALGPNYNLVPGEPYMKYLSQDFDLMPFISVAENIGQYLSVFEQDTHQQRIEELLQLIELEAYANTKVKNLSGGQQQRVALARVLAQEPEVLLLDEPFGHIDNFKRNSLRKKLFPYLSKKGITVLTASHDPNDVLPFAERTLILEKGRIVADKKTKALYKTPPNYYIASLFGEVNILPIRLLKTYSEIEKSILIYPHEFMVSKTSGLKVTVQNSFFKGSHYLNEGRTEDGPILYFNTPKKFDLGDAIFLNVSLKTINKRLQG